The sequence GGGGAGCCCCTCCCGTCCGGACTGCGGTGGGCCGCCCGGTCACGCATCAGGAAGAGCGGATTGCCGGATTGTTGGACGACGGCACGGGGGCAAGAAGCGGACGGATGGCGTGGAGGATGCCGAGGGCTGCACGGATGCCCTGTTGAGCGTCTTCTTCCGCGTACACCTGGAACGGGGCCAAGTCGGGAAGGCCGTTGGGATAGCGGGTGGGGATATACAGCTTGTCGAGACAGCGGGCCTTTTCAACCAGGGGCCGCAGGATGGAATCGCGCCGGTCCAGATGGGGAAAATCCTCCACGAGACGCAGAAGGGAGTGTCCCCAGGGATCGACTCCATGGTACAGCCAGAAGGCCTTGAGCGTCTTTTCGCCAGCCTGTTGGGCCTGAAAACAGGCCCATTCATGACTGCCCGCCTGGGTTGAGGATTGCGCGGCACGGAGGTCCGCTTCCGCCTGGGCGAGCCAACGGTGGGCGTCATGACGGTATTTCTCAAGACTCATAGACGGTGATCCCTTCGGCCAGGGCCTTGGCGAGGAAGGCCCCCTCGCGCATCCCCTCGAGCTCCTGCCGCCGGTAGATGAACAGCTCCACCGGCATGGGGAAAACGGAGCTGATGGCGGTGAAGTACTTGTCCAGCCGGCGGAGGTACGGCAGGTCCTCATCATCGATGATGAGGAGGTCGAGGTCCGAATGCTGGTCCTGGGTGCCCCGTGCCAAGGAGCCGAAGACGATGGCCCGCTCCGCCCCGAGGGCCTTGACGATGGGGCCGAGCCTTTCGGCGATTTCATCAATGGTTACCGGCATGCCACGCATTCTAGGCAATCACCTGCCGGGAGTCAACGGCTCCTCCCCCGGCGTCGCGGCGCGTGGCCGCCGGACGCCCCTTCACGGGAGAAGGCGGCACGGGGTAAGGACGGCCGGCGTTTCCCGTGGGGGGGAGGAGTCAGCTTCGGAGCGGGCCAACTATGACGAGACCGGGATTGGGGCGACCAGTGC comes from Thermodesulfobacteriota bacterium and encodes:
- a CDS encoding HEPN domain-containing protein — translated: MSLEKYRHDAHRWLAQAEADLRAAQSSTQAGSHEWACFQAQQAGEKTLKAFWLYHGVDPWGHSLLRLVEDFPHLDRRDSILRPLVEKARCLDKLYIPTRYPNGLPDLAPFQVYAEEDAQQGIRAALGILHAIRPLLAPVPSSNNPAIRSS
- a CDS encoding nucleotidyltransferase domain-containing protein; its protein translation is MPVTIDEIAERLGPIVKALGAERAIVFGSLARGTQDQHSDLDLLIIDDEDLPYLRRLDKYFTAISSVFPMPVELFIYRRQELEGMREGAFLAKALAEGITVYES